A single window of Rudaeicoccus suwonensis DNA harbors:
- a CDS encoding PPA1309 family protein, producing MPERDQTPSVRPLLSPLGECAVETERHVAAAGWDQAPRLFAIATNAGLLEREPALAAQLGAADPAAYSTIEQDGVPHTSSIESLLRQLAWPPEVDGVALALERIVVPPEAERDLPDNPTEAAEALAAHPDRSDVRLLVAVLRSGESICLLRQRAHDSDDKVAIGNDIAPGLVHALSTTLHD from the coding sequence TGAGCCCCCTCGGTGAGTGCGCGGTCGAGACCGAGCGTCATGTCGCGGCCGCCGGCTGGGATCAGGCACCGCGACTGTTCGCGATCGCCACGAATGCCGGTCTGCTCGAACGCGAGCCCGCGCTGGCGGCGCAACTGGGCGCGGCGGATCCTGCGGCATACAGCACGATCGAGCAGGACGGCGTGCCGCACACCTCCTCCATCGAGTCGTTGCTGCGGCAACTGGCCTGGCCGCCGGAGGTCGACGGCGTCGCACTTGCCTTGGAGCGCATCGTGGTGCCGCCGGAGGCCGAGCGTGACCTGCCGGATAACCCCACCGAGGCCGCCGAAGCGCTCGCCGCGCACCCCGACCGCTCGGACGTACGCCTGCTCGTGGCCGTCCTGCGCAGCGGTGAGTCCATCTGCCTGCTGCGGCAGCGAGCGCACGACAGTGACGACAAGGTCGCCATCGGCAACGACATCGCGCCCGGCCTCGTGCACGCGCTCAGCACGACGCTGCACGACTGA
- a CDS encoding molybdenum cofactor biosynthesis protein MoaE has translation MTTLQDRVRLIDLRETPLSVDEVWQAVSDPAAGGVGLFVGQVRRTDHAKSVDLLEYSAHPTALEELRAVALEVITDECTAIAAVHRVGRLTVGDLAVVVAVSAPHRGEALRVCTAMIDTLKARVPIWKHQVFLDGSDEWVGM, from the coding sequence ATGACCACGCTTCAGGACCGGGTGCGCCTGATCGATCTGCGCGAGACTCCGCTGTCGGTGGACGAGGTGTGGCAGGCGGTCAGTGATCCCGCGGCCGGCGGTGTCGGCTTGTTCGTCGGACAGGTGCGGCGCACAGATCACGCGAAATCCGTTGACTTGCTTGAATATTCGGCCCACCCGACAGCGCTGGAGGAATTGCGTGCAGTGGCGCTGGAGGTCATCACCGACGAGTGCACCGCCATCGCCGCCGTGCACCGCGTCGGCCGGCTCACTGTCGGCGACCTGGCGGTGGTCGTGGCGGTCAGTGCGCCGCACCGGGGAGAGGCCCTCAGGGTGTGCACAGCGATGATTGACACCCTCAAGGCGCGCGTACCGATCTGGAAGCACCAGGTGTTCCTCGACGGATCAGACGAATGGGTAGGGATGTGA
- a CDS encoding YlbL family protein codes for MSNQPGGDPAPASSDTETTTPEAPAKARLFGRGNIITAVVAVVIIAAIVALNVIHVPVAILRPGPVTNTLGTIDGKPVIQIDGAKRYPATGNLDFTTVSMAGGPQYPVSVMEWLRAKLDSNAEIDPESEWFQTGVTSQEVQQQGNVEMTNSQETAEVVALRAAGYTVPEKITVAGLEPKAAATGYFTTGDVLVSLGGHPVTTLDSISSYMSTVTPGSKVAVVVTRSGKRMTLQVPTANDGSGHAVFGIEVVPSYTFPVKITVNAGDVGGPSAGTMFTLGIYDLLTSGSLTGGNKIAGTGTMAEDGTVGPIGGIRQKMLGAKGAGAKFFLAPDSDCSEAKGHIPSGLTVIEINSFSDALTVVKEIAAGKTSGFPGC; via the coding sequence GTGAGCAACCAGCCAGGCGGAGACCCCGCACCGGCATCGTCCGACACCGAGACCACGACGCCCGAGGCGCCTGCAAAGGCGCGACTCTTCGGTCGCGGCAACATCATCACCGCTGTCGTGGCGGTCGTCATCATCGCCGCCATCGTGGCGCTCAACGTCATCCACGTGCCGGTGGCGATCCTGCGACCCGGCCCGGTCACCAACACCCTCGGCACGATCGACGGCAAGCCCGTGATCCAGATCGACGGCGCCAAGCGGTATCCCGCCACCGGCAACCTCGACTTCACGACGGTCTCCATGGCCGGTGGTCCGCAGTATCCGGTCAGTGTCATGGAATGGCTTCGGGCCAAACTGGATTCGAACGCCGAGATCGATCCCGAGAGTGAGTGGTTCCAGACCGGCGTGACCTCCCAGGAGGTGCAGCAGCAGGGCAACGTCGAGATGACCAACTCCCAGGAGACCGCCGAGGTCGTCGCGCTGCGCGCAGCGGGCTACACCGTGCCGGAGAAGATCACCGTCGCCGGGCTCGAGCCGAAGGCCGCGGCGACCGGTTACTTCACGACCGGCGACGTGCTGGTCAGTCTGGGCGGTCACCCGGTGACGACTCTCGACTCGATCTCGTCGTACATGTCCACGGTCACGCCCGGCAGCAAGGTCGCCGTCGTGGTGACTCGCAGCGGCAAGCGGATGACGCTGCAGGTGCCGACCGCCAACGACGGCAGCGGGCACGCGGTCTTCGGCATCGAGGTGGTGCCGTCATACACGTTCCCGGTCAAGATCACCGTCAACGCCGGCGACGTGGGCGGCCCGTCCGCGGGCACGATGTTCACCCTCGGGATCTACGACCTGCTGACCTCCGGCTCACTGACCGGCGGCAACAAGATCGCCGGCACGGGCACGATGGCCGAGGACGGCACGGTCGGCCCCATCGGCGGGATCCGGCAAAAGATGCTCGGTGCCAAGGGAGCCGGCGCGAAGTTCTTCCTGGCCCCCGACAGCGACTGCTCCGAGGCCAAGGGCCACATCCCCAGCGGCCTGACGGTCATCGAGATCAACTCGTTCAGCGACGCGCTGACAGTGGTCAAGGAGATCGCGGCCGGCAAGACCTCGGGCTTTCCCGGCTGCTGA
- a CDS encoding zinc-dependent metalloprotease codes for MSNNPPELPGDQPEQPDLGELLRSMMGGDGDPSQLADALQQMGVEGVDPSMMQMLTSQLQAMMADPGDGAFNVTMATDIARKTVAAEGDSSVGAATQRDVEQVVQVANLWLDEVTDFPAAGPARAWSRAEWVEHTMPLWRQLVEPVAAGVGGAIEGAMREQLAHLDPEDAAQLGLPAGINPAALMGQMQPMMAKMSSGMFALQVGQAVGALAGDLVSGTEVGLPLVEGNPVVILPANLAEFAEGLGVDGGEVHLYLAAREAARVRLFHSVPWLGPALIAAVQSYAADISIDTEGIERAISEADTSDPAAMQSALQGSMFSPEPSEAQQRALAHLETLLALVEGWVEVVANKATAPHLPHTAQLTEAIRRRRASGGPAERVFSSLVGLELRPRRLRDAANLFAALDDSLGSQERDQSWKHPDFAPGAADLDDPMTYVERRRDPAPVAAERDEVDAALDALLAQGQAEFEREADGADDSDRTDKPDDGSGGDGPADGR; via the coding sequence ATGTCGAACAACCCGCCCGAGTTGCCCGGTGACCAGCCGGAGCAACCCGACCTCGGTGAGCTGCTGCGCTCGATGATGGGCGGCGACGGCGATCCGTCGCAGTTGGCCGACGCGTTGCAGCAGATGGGCGTCGAAGGCGTCGATCCCTCGATGATGCAGATGCTGACCAGCCAGTTGCAGGCGATGATGGCCGACCCGGGCGACGGCGCCTTCAACGTCACCATGGCAACCGATATCGCGCGCAAGACTGTTGCTGCTGAAGGCGATTCGAGCGTCGGAGCCGCCACTCAGCGAGATGTCGAGCAAGTGGTGCAGGTGGCGAACCTGTGGCTCGACGAGGTCACCGACTTCCCCGCTGCCGGCCCGGCACGTGCGTGGAGCCGGGCCGAGTGGGTCGAGCACACAATGCCGTTGTGGCGCCAACTGGTCGAGCCGGTCGCGGCAGGTGTCGGCGGCGCGATCGAGGGTGCGATGCGCGAGCAACTGGCCCACCTCGACCCCGAGGACGCCGCACAGCTCGGCCTGCCGGCCGGCATCAACCCGGCCGCGCTCATGGGCCAGATGCAGCCGATGATGGCCAAGATGAGCTCGGGCATGTTCGCGCTGCAGGTGGGTCAAGCCGTGGGTGCGCTTGCTGGTGACCTGGTCAGCGGCACCGAGGTCGGTCTGCCGCTGGTCGAGGGCAACCCGGTGGTGATCCTGCCGGCCAATCTCGCCGAGTTCGCCGAAGGCCTGGGCGTCGACGGCGGCGAGGTCCACCTCTACCTGGCCGCCCGCGAGGCTGCACGAGTCCGGCTCTTCCACTCGGTGCCGTGGCTGGGACCCGCACTGATCGCCGCGGTGCAGTCGTATGCCGCTGACATCTCGATCGACACCGAGGGCATCGAACGCGCGATCTCCGAAGCCGACACCTCCGACCCGGCCGCGATGCAGAGCGCCCTGCAGGGGTCGATGTTCTCCCCCGAACCCTCGGAGGCTCAGCAGCGCGCTCTTGCCCACCTCGAGACTCTGCTGGCGCTCGTCGAGGGCTGGGTCGAGGTCGTCGCCAACAAGGCCACCGCCCCGCACCTGCCGCACACCGCGCAGTTGACCGAGGCGATCCGCCGCCGTCGTGCGTCCGGTGGCCCGGCCGAGCGTGTGTTCTCGTCCCTGGTCGGCCTCGAGCTCCGGCCACGGCGCCTGCGCGATGCCGCCAATCTGTTTGCCGCGCTTGATGATTCGCTCGGTTCGCAGGAGCGCGACCAGTCCTGGAAGCACCCCGACTTCGCTCCCGGTGCCGCTGATCTCGACGACCCGATGACGTATGTCGAGCGTCGTCGCGATCCTGCCCCCGTCGCCGCCGAACGCGACGAGGTCGACGCGGCACTCGATGCCCTCCTCGCGCAAGGGCAGGCGGAATTCGAGCGCGAGGCCGACGGTGCCGACGACTCCGATCGCACTGACAAACCCGACGACGGCTCCGGCGGCGACGGCCCGGCGGACGGCCGGTGA
- a CDS encoding NAD-dependent epimerase/dehydratase family protein, with translation MGRGDRSERHLQVAVTRPGGPVAAAISRALTARGAISGAGTVTVHAITDHLASPTLGEQLDGIHHVVHVVSPTMLDHDLAEAADARRDRLVREVRTLVLACAATRVHSLVVVTGAQVYGARPTNPVPLPKDSPLQAEIGPGLIGDLVAVEQAVADARPLYPALDITVVRPAAIVGDGVDTTFTRHFAAPRLLRLGDSDPAWQFVHVEDLATAVCRILDHRLGPVVTVGAPGWLRQAKVEQLTGMSSVQMGVSTAHTVVSRLQRFGRLKAPVTDLDYIAHPWVVSADELHAAGWQPAYDNEMCLQVLLHDVRERTAASVLRIDAKEGAAALGAASAALAVGATAAIMRRRRGRRG, from the coding sequence GTGGGTCGCGGTGATCGCTCAGAGCGTCATCTGCAGGTTGCCGTCACGCGGCCCGGCGGACCGGTTGCCGCGGCGATCTCGCGGGCGCTGACCGCTCGAGGTGCGATCTCGGGGGCGGGCACGGTCACGGTCCACGCGATCACCGACCATCTGGCCAGCCCCACCCTCGGCGAACAACTCGACGGCATCCACCATGTCGTGCACGTGGTGTCACCCACGATGCTCGATCACGATCTCGCCGAGGCGGCGGATGCCCGTCGCGACCGTCTGGTGCGCGAGGTGCGCACCCTGGTCCTGGCCTGTGCCGCCACCCGGGTGCACAGCCTGGTCGTCGTCACCGGCGCCCAGGTGTATGGCGCACGACCGACGAACCCCGTTCCGCTGCCCAAGGATTCACCGTTGCAGGCGGAGATCGGCCCCGGCCTGATCGGTGATCTGGTGGCGGTGGAGCAGGCGGTCGCCGACGCCCGACCGCTGTATCCGGCCCTCGACATCACCGTGGTGCGGCCTGCGGCGATCGTCGGTGACGGTGTCGACACGACCTTCACCCGGCACTTCGCCGCTCCTCGCCTGTTGCGGCTGGGTGACAGCGATCCGGCCTGGCAGTTCGTGCACGTCGAGGATCTGGCGACTGCTGTATGCCGGATTCTCGACCACCGGCTGGGACCCGTCGTGACAGTGGGTGCCCCCGGGTGGTTGCGGCAGGCGAAGGTCGAGCAGTTGACCGGTATGAGCTCGGTGCAGATGGGCGTGTCGACGGCGCATACGGTGGTCAGCAGGCTGCAGCGCTTCGGGCGGCTCAAGGCGCCGGTCACCGACCTCGACTACATCGCGCACCCGTGGGTGGTCTCGGCCGACGAATTGCACGCGGCAGGATGGCAACCGGCATACGACAACGAGATGTGCCTGCAGGTGCTCTTGCACGATGTGCGCGAGCGCACGGCCGCGTCGGTGCTGCGCATCGATGCCAAGGAGGGTGCTGCCGCACTCGGCGCCGCGAGCGCAGCGCTCGCGGTGGGCGCGACTGCGGCGATCATGCGGCGACGCCGCGGACGGAGAGGATGA